A region of Streptomyces sp. WMMC500 DNA encodes the following proteins:
- a CDS encoding AraC family transcriptional regulator: MRPGGARALLGRPLRDLADRTLPLGGLPGLDADRFAADPVAALEAALAERAEPPGRLGEAALLLGGATVAATAARLHMSERRLRTIFTDGTGLSPKHFARINRVRTVLAAGAGPWSDIAATAGYYDQPHMTAEFRHFMGVPPAAYTAGRRPAPTPCTA, encoded by the coding sequence ATGCGGCCTGGCGGCGCCCGGGCCCTGCTCGGCCGCCCGCTGCGTGATCTCGCCGACCGGACCCTGCCACTCGGCGGACTACCGGGCCTGGACGCCGACCGGTTCGCCGCCGACCCGGTCGCCGCGCTCGAAGCAGCACTGGCCGAGCGCGCGGAGCCGCCGGGGCGGCTCGGTGAGGCGGCGCTTCTCCTCGGCGGCGCCACCGTCGCCGCGACCGCCGCACGGTTGCACATGAGCGAACGCCGCCTGCGCACCATCTTCACCGACGGCACCGGCCTGTCCCCCAAGCACTTCGCCCGCATCAACCGCGTACGCACCGTGCTCGCGGCCGGTGCCGGCCCGTGGTCGGACATCGCCGCGACCGCCGGTTACTACGACCAGCCGCACATGACGGCCGAGTTCCGCCACTTCATGGGCGTACCGCCGGCCGCGTACACCGCGGGCCGCCGTCCCGCCCCCACTCCGTGCACCGCCTGA
- a CDS encoding globin, with protein MNEIPVGAPPPGTFYEQVGGEETFRRLVHRFYEGVAEDPLLRPMYPEEDLGPAEERLTLFLIQYWGGPRTYSDERGHPRLRMRHAPFEVNRAAHDAWLRHMRAAVDELELPPAQEKQLWDYLVYAAASMVNTPG; from the coding sequence ATGAACGAGATTCCAGTGGGAGCGCCGCCGCCCGGGACGTTCTACGAGCAGGTCGGGGGCGAGGAGACGTTCCGCCGCCTCGTGCACCGGTTCTACGAGGGCGTGGCGGAGGATCCGCTGCTGCGCCCGATGTACCCCGAGGAGGACCTCGGACCGGCGGAGGAGCGGCTGACGCTGTTCCTCATCCAGTACTGGGGCGGCCCGCGCACGTACAGCGACGAGCGCGGCCACCCGCGGCTGCGGATGCGGCACGCGCCGTTCGAAGTGAACCGCGCCGCGCACGACGCCTGGCTGCGGCACATGCGCGCGGCGGTGGACGAGCTGGAGCTGCCCCCGGCGCAGGAGAAGCAGCTCTGGGACTACCTCGTGTACGCCGCCGCCTCGATGGTCAACACCCCCGGCTGA
- a CDS encoding serine/threonine-protein kinase: MAELSGSRVGRYRLLRLLGAGGMGSVWLAQDENLGIEVAIKQIEVSGDLGDGTRAQRISRARAEARNAAQLRGHPHVVNVVDIVEQDELPWIVMEYVTGASDLRAIIHDQGRLGDADIARVGIAVLKALSTGHSLGIVHRDVKPANILLAPDHSGNRFGRVMLADYGISLYAGSGQTRMTNGVIGTPGYMAPERARGAEPPASDLFSVGATLYCASEGHPPFGEVDVDGNGDSTATASLTEAPPWPANACGPLADVIMALLAKEPGHRPTLHTAITELAAVEAAARAEAAPPGSTDGSPTRKSLPQRSHRILAWGVAGALASTAIALTAVALSDDGKNTGPADSSARNAGRTAPAGTDAPAAEVGVLYGTDVGLRKPLEAGDCVIVGTHNEDYTVLTDVVTVDCVETESSPTPAGQVIATVPDAGDGETSVRQECGEQTADLRGSLADPVLTVLRPDDERGSATQAEAACLVFQRGILAGGNLGERREQGSSLYISQLSTGDCLNEEDDDIILADCTRPHDQQVIGHVKVSEEVPYENVSIYAICASRFAQEWVRNEQQQDVIGWSNSDDWGEGFRIVTCGLEGLESQLPAGTAVPKD, from the coding sequence GTGGCGGAGTTGAGTGGCTCGCGGGTGGGGCGGTACCGGTTGCTTCGCCTGCTCGGGGCCGGCGGAATGGGCAGCGTGTGGCTGGCCCAGGACGAGAACCTCGGAATCGAGGTCGCGATCAAGCAGATCGAGGTGTCGGGTGACCTGGGCGACGGCACCCGCGCACAGCGCATCTCACGGGCCCGGGCAGAGGCGCGCAACGCCGCGCAGTTGCGCGGCCATCCGCACGTGGTGAACGTGGTGGACATCGTGGAGCAGGACGAACTGCCGTGGATCGTCATGGAGTACGTCACCGGCGCGAGTGACCTGCGGGCGATCATCCATGACCAGGGCAGGCTGGGCGATGCGGACATCGCCCGGGTCGGTATCGCCGTGCTGAAGGCTTTGAGTACGGGGCACTCTCTGGGCATCGTGCACCGCGATGTGAAGCCCGCCAACATCCTCCTGGCCCCGGACCATTCCGGAAACCGGTTCGGACGGGTGATGCTGGCCGACTACGGGATCTCCCTCTATGCGGGTTCCGGGCAGACCCGGATGACCAACGGGGTGATCGGCACTCCCGGCTACATGGCACCGGAGCGGGCCCGGGGCGCGGAGCCGCCGGCTTCCGACTTGTTCTCCGTCGGGGCCACGCTCTACTGCGCTTCCGAGGGACACCCGCCCTTCGGCGAGGTCGACGTCGACGGCAACGGCGACAGCACCGCCACCGCCTCACTCACCGAAGCACCTCCCTGGCCTGCGAACGCCTGCGGCCCGCTGGCCGACGTCATCATGGCCCTGCTGGCGAAGGAGCCCGGACACCGCCCTACCCTGCACACCGCCATCACCGAACTCGCCGCTGTCGAAGCGGCCGCACGCGCCGAGGCGGCCCCACCCGGCAGTACTGACGGGAGCCCGACCCGGAAGAGCCTCCCTCAGCGGTCCCACAGGATTCTTGCGTGGGGGGTTGCCGGCGCCCTGGCGTCGACCGCCATCGCGTTGACCGCTGTGGCCCTGAGCGACGACGGGAAGAACACCGGCCCGGCGGACTCTTCGGCACGCAACGCCGGCCGCACCGCCCCGGCGGGCACCGACGCGCCCGCCGCAGAAGTCGGGGTGCTCTACGGCACCGACGTCGGGCTGCGGAAGCCACTCGAGGCGGGGGACTGCGTCATCGTCGGCACCCACAACGAGGACTACACGGTTCTGACCGATGTGGTGACCGTGGACTGTGTCGAGACGGAGTCGAGCCCCACCCCGGCAGGCCAGGTCATCGCCACCGTTCCGGACGCCGGGGACGGCGAGACGTCCGTGCGCCAGGAGTGCGGCGAGCAAACCGCTGACCTGCGCGGAAGTCTGGCCGACCCCGTCCTGACCGTTCTGCGGCCTGATGACGAGCGCGGTTCCGCGACACAGGCCGAGGCGGCGTGCCTGGTCTTCCAGCGCGGCATCCTCGCCGGTGGGAATCTGGGCGAACGCCGGGAGCAGGGTTCCTCCCTCTACATCTCGCAACTGAGCACCGGAGACTGCCTCAACGAGGAGGACGACGACATCATCCTGGCGGACTGCACCCGACCGCACGACCAGCAGGTCATCGGGCATGTCAAGGTGTCCGAAGAGGTTCCGTACGAAAACGTGAGCATATACGCGATCTGTGCAAGCCGGTTCGCACAGGAGTGGGTGCGCAACGAACAGCAGCAGGACGTCATCGGCTGGAGCAACTCCGACGACTGGGGCGAAGGATTTCGTATCGTGACATGCGGACTCGAAGGACTCGAATCGCAACTGCCCGCCGGAACCGCCGTGCCCAAGGACTGA
- a CDS encoding ABC transporter permease, which yields MKPFVSLSRAMALGLLRDRASVFFILVFPLMFLALFGVLFKDAGVSRATVVQVGAVEVFDEMPAKARAGLDDVLEIEKSGDRAEALEKVRDGDADAAVWEEPGGRVQMRVSAADPVQAGSVGGVLRSVVDQASIAATGQEPAYTLTGGQVEDQSLQAIQYFTPGLLGWAVAMGGVFSASIGLVNWRKKRILRRLWLAPVRAGPVISARLGVSMLLAFGQTAVFLLVATIPYYGLKLTGDWWLVIPLVACGSLAFMSIGFAIGAWAKSEDAANGLAQLVVLPMAFLSGSFFPLDEGPPWIRTVSEALPLKHMVQAMQDVLTRGGSWSDALPAMGVLLATAAVFTALAQRLFRWDAT from the coding sequence GTGAAGCCGTTCGTCAGCCTGTCGCGGGCCATGGCGCTGGGACTGCTGCGCGACCGCGCCTCCGTCTTCTTCATCCTCGTCTTCCCGCTGATGTTCCTGGCCCTGTTCGGCGTGCTCTTCAAGGACGCGGGCGTCTCGCGCGCCACGGTGGTGCAGGTCGGCGCCGTCGAGGTCTTCGACGAGATGCCGGCGAAGGCGCGCGCCGGCCTCGACGACGTACTGGAGATCGAGAAGTCCGGAGACCGGGCGGAGGCGCTGGAGAAGGTCCGCGACGGCGACGCCGACGCCGCCGTCTGGGAGGAGCCCGGCGGCCGGGTCCAGATGCGGGTCTCCGCCGCCGACCCGGTGCAGGCGGGCAGCGTCGGCGGGGTCCTCAGGTCCGTCGTGGACCAGGCGAGCATCGCGGCGACCGGGCAGGAGCCCGCGTACACGCTCACCGGCGGGCAGGTCGAGGACCAGTCGCTGCAGGCCATCCAGTACTTCACCCCCGGGCTGCTGGGCTGGGCGGTGGCGATGGGCGGGGTGTTCAGCGCCTCGATCGGGCTGGTCAACTGGCGCAAGAAGCGCATCCTGCGGCGCCTGTGGCTGGCACCCGTGCGGGCCGGCCCGGTGATCTCCGCCCGCCTCGGCGTCAGCATGCTGCTCGCCTTCGGCCAGACCGCCGTCTTCCTGCTGGTCGCCACCATCCCGTACTACGGGCTGAAGCTGACCGGCGACTGGTGGCTGGTGATCCCGCTGGTGGCCTGCGGCAGCCTGGCGTTCATGTCGATCGGCTTCGCGATCGGCGCGTGGGCGAAGAGCGAGGACGCCGCCAACGGCCTCGCCCAGCTCGTCGTGCTCCCGATGGCCTTCCTCTCGGGGTCGTTCTTCCCCCTGGACGAGGGCCCGCCGTGGATCCGCACGGTCTCCGAGGCGCTGCCGCTCAAGCACATGGTGCAGGCGATGCAGGACGTGCTCACCCGCGGCGGCAGTTGGTCGGACGCGCTGCCCGCGATGGGCGTGCTGCTGGCGACGGCGGCGGTGTTCACGGCCCTGGCCCAGCGCCTGTTCCGCTGGGACGCGACGTAG
- a CDS encoding ABC transporter ATP-binding protein: protein MTAAISVTDLRKRYGDVRAVDGVSFEVREGEFFGLLGPNGAGKTTTLEMIEGLRRPDEGGAVLLGEPSWPRNPKLLRRMGVQLQASAFFEKLTAREQIRTFASLYGVDDERADAMLAEVGLAEKAGTREDKLSGGQAQRLSIACALVHDPELVFLDEPTTGLDPQARRNLWDLLRGINAAGRTVVLTTHYMDEAEVLCDRVAVMDAGRILRVGKPADLVAELAADSLEDVFLQLTGREYRE from the coding sequence ATGACCGCCGCGATCTCCGTCACTGACCTGCGCAAGCGCTACGGCGACGTGCGCGCGGTCGACGGCGTGAGCTTCGAGGTCCGCGAGGGCGAGTTCTTCGGGCTGCTGGGGCCGAACGGCGCCGGCAAGACCACCACCCTGGAGATGATCGAGGGCCTGCGCCGCCCCGACGAGGGCGGCGCGGTGCTGCTCGGCGAACCGTCCTGGCCGCGCAACCCGAAGCTGCTGCGGCGCATGGGCGTCCAGCTCCAGGCGTCGGCGTTCTTCGAGAAGCTGACCGCCCGCGAGCAGATCCGCACGTTCGCCTCCCTCTACGGCGTCGACGACGAGCGCGCCGACGCGATGCTCGCCGAGGTCGGCCTCGCCGAGAAGGCCGGGACCCGCGAGGACAAGCTCTCCGGCGGCCAGGCGCAGCGCCTGTCGATCGCCTGCGCCCTGGTGCACGACCCCGAGCTGGTCTTCCTCGACGAGCCGACCACCGGCCTCGACCCACAGGCCCGGCGCAACCTGTGGGACCTGCTGCGCGGCATCAACGCGGCGGGCCGCACGGTCGTGCTGACCACGCACTACATGGACGAGGCCGAGGTGCTCTGCGACCGCGTCGCGGTGATGGACGCGGGCCGCATCCTGCGCGTCGGGAAGCCCGCCGACCTGGTCGCGGAGCTGGCGGCGGACTCGCTGGAGGACGTGTTCCTGCAGTTGACCGGGCGGGAGTACCGCGAGTGA
- a CDS encoding ABC transporter substrate-binding protein — translation MIRTSRLRRVLMTAAVGAVTAVLAGCVGGQPPVDEAADRPVTVLGPWTGTQQDTFEELLRSEGFDYVYQGTAAQREVLLSQVQAGTPPDIVIMPGPGELAEYAAEGRLEPLDGRGLYEPEHYDAPWTPRATGESGRRVYWVPVRAALKSIVWYRAANGRPESVGAREWCVGMGDDGAAGWPGSDWVEDLLLQTAGPRTYARWARGELEWTAEPVVRAWTAWGTLMKADGAGPARWALLNDYRGPAGERGLLFGGRVETDERCVAEHQGSFARDLYEDAAGRADYTPSTPYLPGTTVTRAREVSGDFAALFDDRPKAREVFGFLASRQGQRVWAAASESPVYSANSARGMPRPEDPVTRRIVRDLEDTALPRCLDASDVMPPAVRDAFYNAALRYLAADGLDPLPWLRNIQKVQEFEKRRPWMTGICG, via the coding sequence GTGATCCGGACGTCCCGGCTGCGCCGGGTGCTCATGACGGCCGCCGTGGGGGCCGTGACGGCCGTGCTCGCCGGCTGCGTCGGCGGCCAGCCGCCCGTCGACGAGGCGGCCGATCGCCCGGTCACGGTGCTCGGGCCGTGGACCGGCACGCAGCAGGACACGTTCGAGGAACTGCTGCGGAGCGAGGGCTTCGACTACGTCTACCAGGGCACCGCCGCGCAGCGCGAGGTGCTCCTCTCCCAGGTGCAGGCCGGCACCCCGCCCGACATCGTGATCATGCCGGGCCCGGGCGAGCTGGCCGAGTACGCCGCCGAGGGCCGGCTGGAGCCGCTCGACGGGCGGGGGCTGTACGAGCCCGAGCACTACGACGCGCCGTGGACGCCGCGGGCCACCGGGGAGTCCGGCAGGCGCGTGTACTGGGTGCCGGTGCGGGCGGCGCTGAAGAGCATCGTCTGGTACCGGGCGGCCAACGGCAGGCCGGAGTCCGTCGGGGCCCGGGAGTGGTGCGTGGGCATGGGCGACGACGGTGCCGCCGGCTGGCCGGGCAGCGACTGGGTCGAGGACCTGCTGCTCCAGACGGCGGGGCCGCGGACGTACGCGCGCTGGGCGCGCGGCGAACTGGAGTGGACGGCGGAGCCCGTCGTCCGGGCTTGGACCGCGTGGGGCACGCTGATGAAGGCGGACGGCGCCGGGCCGGCCCGCTGGGCGCTGCTCAACGACTACCGGGGCCCCGCCGGCGAGCGGGGGCTGCTGTTCGGCGGGCGGGTGGAGACCGACGAGCGGTGCGTGGCCGAGCACCAGGGCTCGTTCGCGCGCGACCTGTACGAGGACGCCGCCGGCCGGGCGGACTACACGCCTTCGACCCCGTACCTGCCGGGCACGACGGTGACGCGCGCACGGGAGGTGAGCGGGGACTTCGCGGCGCTCTTCGACGACCGGCCCAAGGCGCGGGAGGTGTTCGGCTTCCTCGCCTCCCGGCAGGGGCAGCGGGTCTGGGCGGCGGCCTCGGAGTCGCCCGTCTACAGCGCCAACTCCGCGCGGGGCATGCCGCGGCCGGAGGATCCGGTGACGCGGCGGATCGTCCGCGACCTGGAGGACACCGCCCTGCCGCGCTGCCTGGACGCCTCCGACGTGATGCCGCCGGCGGTGCGCGACGCCTTCTACAACGCCGCGCTGCGGTACCTCGCCGCCGACGGCCTCGACCCGCTGCCGTGGCTGCGGAACATCCAGAAGGTGCAGGAGTTCGAGAAGCGGCGGCCGTGGATGACGGGCATCTGCGGCTGA
- a CDS encoding tetratricopeptide repeat protein has protein sequence MTEADPAGAPTRCPHRLFSGAACAGELLDAGYCTRCGRHRDARRLPEPDGGPRDPLVLPEVPAEDAYDSVIPENAPLAYGKRCGNKACGALLAPPLVDPPVPNEGHCPACGHRYSFVPRLREGDMLGQYRVLGCLAHGGQGWVHLAENTRLEDTQVAVKELLNRHDKQLAELAESERRYLIALDHPDIVRILDYLREEPGGAEQPMNYIVMEYVGSNTLEKIVTEVRRGRRGLDIEEVVTYGCRILDALDHLHRRKDPIGPLAYCDMKPSNVIHHGHDLKVIDLGGVRRISETTAPVRTAGYAAPEVDRTGPTVAHDLHTVGRTLEELARFAATHDVTGTGITSFRYVVRCATARDPDDRFASAAEMSEQLRGVLREIRALRDKPDRPEPSTLFVPTRRLLDAGLGQLPPLRRWLERPPPRRNAPRVSEPLDTRPPAAVDVAAALPVPGPHADDPQRALFGLSTTHPDKMLHQPAEKPSAEICFHNVRLHLRRWPELAQAQAEAEARWAKAETAKAKRKAGAEQAKATEKAKAEAERAEEKAEAELKAAADELAEAREILARSPHRTWQLDWHEGLLDLVRAQAAAAGGGAEVPREGERNSGDAVSSEVGELSGAYGHFEAVYRRLPGEYAPKLALGYCAERLAAAGPAATAAGRAPEEMRKIATAHYHTVWHRNRMQGNGAFGLARLALARGSRKEAVDVLDNVPKDSPDHGAAWIATLRVSAARLDSGSDGPALPPLHEIGRARARLAFAADTGSAAPLHLAQEHGLLLEAEFLEWALDQVTRPGGAGPGDGFPYDRLFGEPYRPRAGERPPPRALPSRRGAAGNTSERQIRLLLAACYRKLSRHCRDDDRAKLIELHNAVRPSTVV, from the coding sequence ATGACCGAGGCGGACCCGGCCGGCGCACCGACCCGCTGCCCGCACCGGTTGTTCTCCGGCGCCGCCTGCGCCGGTGAGCTGCTGGACGCCGGCTACTGCACCCGCTGCGGCCGGCACCGCGACGCGCGGCGGCTGCCCGAGCCGGACGGCGGCCCGCGGGATCCGCTGGTGCTGCCGGAGGTGCCCGCGGAGGACGCGTACGACTCCGTGATCCCGGAGAACGCACCGCTGGCGTACGGCAAGCGCTGCGGCAACAAGGCGTGCGGCGCGCTGCTGGCGCCGCCGCTGGTCGACCCGCCGGTGCCGAACGAGGGCCACTGCCCGGCGTGCGGGCACCGCTACTCGTTCGTGCCGCGGCTGCGCGAGGGCGACATGCTCGGCCAGTACCGGGTGCTCGGCTGCCTGGCCCACGGCGGCCAGGGCTGGGTCCACCTCGCCGAGAACACCCGCCTGGAAGACACCCAGGTCGCGGTGAAGGAGCTGCTGAACCGGCACGACAAGCAGTTGGCCGAGCTGGCCGAGAGCGAACGCCGCTACCTCATCGCGCTCGACCACCCGGACATCGTGCGGATCCTCGACTATCTGCGCGAGGAGCCGGGCGGCGCCGAGCAGCCCATGAACTACATCGTCATGGAGTACGTCGGCAGCAACACCCTGGAGAAGATCGTCACGGAGGTGCGGCGCGGCCGGCGCGGGCTCGACATCGAGGAGGTCGTCACCTACGGCTGCCGGATCCTCGACGCGCTCGACCACCTGCACCGGCGCAAGGACCCCATCGGGCCGCTGGCGTACTGCGACATGAAGCCGTCCAACGTCATCCACCACGGGCACGACCTGAAGGTCATCGACCTCGGCGGCGTACGCCGCATCAGCGAGACGACCGCGCCCGTGCGCACCGCGGGCTACGCCGCGCCCGAGGTCGACCGCACGGGGCCGACCGTCGCGCACGACCTGCACACGGTCGGCCGTACGCTCGAAGAGCTGGCCCGCTTCGCCGCCACCCACGACGTCACCGGCACCGGCATCACGTCCTTCCGGTACGTCGTGCGGTGCGCCACGGCGCGGGATCCGGACGACCGGTTCGCCTCCGCCGCGGAGATGAGCGAGCAACTGCGCGGCGTGCTGCGGGAGATCCGGGCGCTGCGCGACAAGCCCGACCGGCCGGAGCCGTCCACGCTGTTCGTACCGACGCGGCGGCTGCTCGACGCCGGTCTCGGCCAACTGCCGCCGCTGCGCCGCTGGCTGGAGCGCCCGCCGCCGCGGCGGAACGCGCCGCGGGTGTCCGAGCCGCTGGACACGCGACCGCCCGCGGCGGTCGACGTGGCGGCGGCGCTGCCCGTACCCGGGCCGCACGCGGACGACCCCCAGCGCGCCCTGTTCGGTCTCTCGACGACCCATCCGGACAAGATGCTGCACCAGCCCGCGGAGAAGCCGTCCGCCGAGATCTGCTTCCACAACGTACGGCTGCACCTGCGTCGTTGGCCGGAGCTGGCGCAGGCGCAGGCGGAAGCCGAAGCGCGGTGGGCGAAGGCGGAAACGGCGAAGGCGAAGCGCAAGGCGGGGGCGGAGCAGGCGAAGGCGACGGAGAAGGCGAAGGCGGAAGCGGAGAGGGCGGAGGAGAAGGCGGAGGCAGAGCTGAAGGCGGCGGCGGACGAGCTGGCCGAGGCGCGGGAGATCCTGGCCCGCAGCCCGCACCGGACCTGGCAACTGGACTGGCACGAGGGGCTGCTCGACCTGGTACGGGCGCAGGCCGCCGCGGCCGGCGGCGGCGCGGAGGTCCCCCGGGAGGGTGAACGGAACTCGGGCGACGCGGTGTCATCCGAAGTGGGGGAACTGAGCGGGGCGTACGGACACTTCGAGGCGGTCTACCGGCGGCTGCCCGGCGAGTACGCCCCGAAGCTGGCGCTCGGCTACTGCGCCGAGCGGCTGGCCGCCGCCGGCCCCGCCGCCACGGCCGCCGGACGCGCGCCGGAGGAGATGCGCAAGATCGCCACCGCCCACTACCACACCGTCTGGCACCGCAACCGCATGCAGGGCAACGGCGCGTTCGGCCTGGCCCGGCTCGCGCTCGCCCGCGGCAGCCGGAAGGAGGCCGTGGACGTGCTGGACAACGTGCCGAAGGACTCGCCCGACCACGGCGCCGCGTGGATCGCGACGCTGCGGGTCTCGGCCGCCCGGCTGGACTCCGGCTCCGACGGGCCGGCGCTGCCGCCGCTCCACGAGATCGGCAGGGCCCGCGCGCGGCTCGCGTTCGCCGCCGACACCGGGAGTGCGGCGCCGCTCCATCTGGCGCAGGAGCACGGGCTGCTGCTGGAGGCGGAGTTCCTGGAGTGGGCGCTCGACCAGGTCACGAGGCCGGGCGGGGCGGGCCCGGGCGACGGCTTCCCGTACGACCGGCTCTTCGGCGAGCCGTACCGCCCGCGCGCCGGCGAACGCCCGCCGCCCCGCGCCCTGCCGTCGCGGCGGGGCGCCGCGGGCAACACCTCCGAGCGGCAGATCCGCCTGCTGCTCGCCGCCTGCTACCGGAAGCTGTCCCGGCACTGCCGGGACGACGACCGCGCCAAGCTCATCGAGCTGCACAACGCGGTCCGCCCGTCCACCGTCGTCTGA
- a CDS encoding serine protease, giving the protein MGDRAAAEGNGWRLRLRAGARILGAGILIAPDRALTSAHALEGTDGELTVDYVDYRGSVEPSRARPLPGRVLPRGREPADGDVALLSLDPPRAGVRPAPLRRIPRYTGARVLVGGFPEKGDEGLWVRARVDGPYGAWWQLTPEDPAMVLEAGFSGAGVAGAQLDEVSPEPRPEVLGMVVSRFHDDEQQVPRFEKRHGHMIPLDRIAELLPEVGRLVDGPAPRDAALSAVVPASPGTRADAGLAAQLAGWAAGSGPPVLVATAPEGSAYDLAFTTVVDRVGIALDAAGSTAGDLADALGERLRWPEPYGSAFTAWLRGSGPRPALRDSGRRLDLPVVVAVAGVDKSAEPAESAAALDVLVRLVELRVRLVVVLREPGAALLEAAERRVECPALRAYTHDLVREVVALERGQPIPRVANTRRAALAAHDCARHPVTDLRELAGRLRADIARLEGP; this is encoded by the coding sequence ATGGGGGATCGGGCGGCCGCGGAGGGCAACGGCTGGCGGCTGCGGCTGCGCGCCGGCGCCAGGATCCTGGGTGCGGGCATCCTCATCGCCCCCGACCGGGCCCTGACCTCGGCGCATGCCCTGGAGGGCACCGACGGCGAGTTGACCGTCGACTACGTCGACTACCGGGGCAGCGTCGAGCCCAGCCGCGCCCGCCCGCTACCCGGCCGCGTCCTGCCCCGCGGCAGGGAGCCGGCCGACGGGGACGTCGCGCTGCTGTCCCTCGACCCGCCGCGCGCCGGCGTGCGCCCGGCGCCGCTGCGCCGCATCCCCCGCTACACCGGCGCGCGGGTGCTCGTCGGCGGCTTCCCCGAGAAGGGGGACGAGGGGTTATGGGTACGGGCCCGGGTGGACGGCCCGTACGGCGCCTGGTGGCAACTGACCCCGGAGGACCCGGCGATGGTCCTCGAAGCGGGCTTCAGCGGCGCGGGGGTCGCGGGCGCCCAGTTGGACGAGGTCTCGCCGGAGCCGCGGCCGGAGGTCCTGGGCATGGTCGTCAGCCGGTTCCACGACGACGAACAGCAGGTGCCGCGGTTCGAGAAGCGGCACGGCCACATGATCCCGCTGGACCGGATCGCGGAGCTGCTGCCGGAGGTGGGACGGCTCGTCGACGGGCCCGCGCCGCGCGACGCCGCGCTGTCCGCCGTCGTGCCGGCGAGCCCCGGCACGCGCGCCGACGCCGGCCTCGCCGCGCAACTGGCCGGCTGGGCGGCGGGCTCCGGGCCGCCGGTGCTGGTCGCCACCGCCCCCGAGGGCTCCGCGTACGACCTCGCCTTCACCACCGTGGTGGACCGCGTCGGGATCGCCCTGGACGCCGCCGGGAGCACCGCCGGCGACCTCGCGGACGCGCTGGGCGAGCGGCTGCGGTGGCCGGAGCCGTACGGCAGCGCCTTCACGGCCTGGCTGCGCGGGAGCGGCCCGCGGCCCGCCCTGCGCGACTCCGGTCGCCGGCTCGACCTGCCGGTCGTGGTCGCCGTGGCCGGAGTCGACAAGTCGGCGGAGCCGGCGGAGTCAGCGGCGGCCCTCGACGTGCTGGTCCGGCTGGTGGAGCTGCGCGTCCGGCTGGTGGTCGTGCTGCGCGAGCCCGGCGCCGCGCTCCTGGAGGCGGCCGAGCGGCGGGTGGAGTGCCCGGCGCTGCGCGCATACACCCACGACCTGGTCCGCGAGGTGGTCGCCCTGGAGCGCGGCCAGCCGATCCCGCGGGTGGCCAACACGCGTAGGGCCGCGCTCGCCGCGCACGACTGCGCCCGCCACCCGGTGACGGACTTACGCGAGCTGGCCGGCCGGCTGCGCGCGGACATCGCCCGTCTGGAGGGCCCCTGA
- a CDS encoding trypco2 family protein produces MAQQAGNDELVGLADAIAEVRRELVKAEREGERSDWRFRVDRVSLEFAVELHRTGEGRLSLRLGVVEAGAGGSATRVGTHRVQLELVPHGEAGDRPISR; encoded by the coding sequence GTGGCGCAACAGGCGGGGAACGACGAGTTGGTGGGGCTGGCCGACGCGATCGCCGAGGTCCGGCGGGAGTTGGTGAAGGCGGAGCGGGAGGGGGAGCGAAGCGACTGGCGGTTCCGGGTGGACCGGGTGAGCCTGGAGTTCGCCGTGGAACTGCACCGTACGGGGGAGGGGCGGCTGTCGCTGCGGCTCGGGGTGGTGGAGGCGGGCGCCGGCGGGTCCGCGACCCGGGTGGGTACGCACCGGGTGCAACTCGAACTGGTGCCGCACGGCGAGGCCGGTGACCGGCCGATCAGCCGTTGA